From Budorcas taxicolor isolate Tak-1 chromosome 19, Takin1.1, whole genome shotgun sequence, the proteins below share one genomic window:
- the PIK3R6 gene encoding phosphoinositide 3-kinase regulatory subunit 6, which produces MESSDVELDLQRSVQAVLRELSAKAPALQSNRGMWRWSLHKKVERDPGKSPVLVRILLRELEKAESEDARHIIIPLLHTLMYVLTKATGITEELHRRTYAFCMRLLTLPAPYCTIALDCAIRLKTETAVPGTLYQRLVIAEQNLTSELYPYQERVFLFVDPELVSPSVCSALLLEIEAAQGQQTPEACMRHVISHALQAALGAACHAGALQRKLLASSRPALEGYFHAVVTAVEQMAREPSPSREGHLERLEEIYCSLLGPPAAARGRCGGDPLQDRALSVPLPSPRITFHLWTDEEQLWKELVLFLRPLTQLRLSADLEALDLQGLLPDWELARASMLSTDSGIERDLPLGADELLTPGSPEAERAGLQRKGGIKKRVWPADIMMPSSWDGPPGLHRRTGRPSGDGELLPGISRLHTARVLVLGDDRMLGRLARAYCNLRKRETQRFCLTPRLSLQLYYIPLLAPETSAASRRSELGELAAFLGRADPWYESIINTLCPTIHKLAEMPLSLDTSQTVDPFILDAITYYVRMGTQPVYFQIYTVKIFSGDLSQDPAEDIFLTELKVKIQDSKFPKDSFSPRRRGMAEGPGAELSICYQKALLSHRNQEVTVSLRATGLVLKTLPASDTEVSGPIYCTPTAAPDTDHTCLRVSVTEIVKTSNLAGRSFSVVTNTFRTTNIQIQSQDQRLLTLSLDKDSCRTYRDVVRFEVAPCPEPCSRTQQSKVLGLSSHQQEMERNKAKAKPLLIPINTFSGIVQ; this is translated from the exons ATGGAGAGCTCAG atgTGGAGCTCGATCTCCAGCGGAGCGTGCAGGCTGTGCTCCGAGAGCTCAGCGCCAAGGCCCCCGCCCTGCAGAGCAACCGAG GCATGTGGAGGTGGTCCCTGCACAAGAAGGTTGAGCGGGATCCTGGGAAGAGCCCGGTGCTGGTCCGCATCCTGCTCAGAGAGCTGGAGAAG GCAGAAAGTGAGGACGCCCGCCACATCATCATTCCCTTGCTGCACACTCTAATGTACGTGCTCACTAAG GCCACGGGCATCACAGAGGAGCTCCACCGGAGAACATACGCCTTTTGCATGAGGTTGCTGACCCTGCCTGCCCCCTACTGCACGATCGCCCTGGACTGTGCCATCAGGCTGAAAACGGAGACGGCCGTCCCAG GGACGCTGTACCAGAGGCTGGTCATTGCCGAGCAGAACCTGACAAGCGAGCTGTACCCCTACCAGGAGAG AGTGTTCCTCTTCGTGGATCCTGAGCTGGTGTCTCCCTCCGTGTGCAGTGCCCTGCTGCTGGAGATCGAGGCGGCCCAGGGGCAGCAGACGCCGGAGGCCTGCATGCGCCACGTGATCTCCCACGCCCTGCAGGCGGCGCTGGGGGCGGCCTGCCACGCAGGCGCGCTGCAAAGGAAGCTGCTG GCCAGCTCCCGCCCCGCCCTGGAGGGCTATTTCCACGCCGTGGTGACAGCAGTGGAGCAGATGGCCAGAGAGCCCAGCCCTAGCCGAGAGGGCCACCTGGAGAGGCTGGAGGAGATTTACTGCTCGCTGCTGGGGCCGCCGGCGGCCGCCAGGGGGCGCTGCGGCG GTGACCCCCTCCAGGACCGGGCGCTGAGTGTccctctgcccagcccccgcATCACCTTCCACCTGTGGACTGACGAGGAGCAGCTCT GGAAGGAACTGGTGCTCTTCCTGCGCCCGCTAACCCAGCTGCGCCTCAGTGCAGACTTGGAGGCCTTGGATCTTCAGGGCCTCCTGCCAGACTGGGAGTTGGCCCGGGCATCCATGCTGTCCACCGACAGCGGCATCGAGCGGGACCTTCCTCTGGGGGCCGACGAGCTGCTGACACCTGGCAGCCCCGAGGCAGAGCGAGCCGGGCTGCAGCGCAAGGGGGGCATCAAGAAGCGGGTGTGGCCCGCGGACATCATGATGCCCAGCAGCTGGGATGGGCCCCCGGGGCTGCACCGGAGGACTGGCAGGCCCAGCGGGGATGGGGAGCTGCTGCCCGGCATCTCCCGGCTGCACACAGCACGGGTACTGGTGCTGGGGGATGACAGGATGCTGGGGCGCCTGGCCCGGGCCTACTGCAACCTCAG GAAGCGAGAGACCCAGAGGTTCTGCCTCACCCCCCGACTCAGCCTGCAGCTGTACTACATCCCCCTGCTGGCGCCTGAG ACGTCTGCAGCATCCAGGCGTTCGGAGCTGGGAGAGTTGGCCGCTTTCCTGGGCCGCGCGGACCCGTGGTACGAGAGCATCATCAACACCCTGTGCCCCACCATCCACAAGCTGGCAGAGATG CCTCTCTCCCTGGACACATCCCAGACCGTAGACCCCTTCATCCTAGATGCCATCACCTACTATGTTCGCATGGGCACCCAGCCTGTCTATTTCCAGATCTACACGGTCAAG ATCTTCTCTGGTGACCTGAGCCAAGACCCTGCCGAGGACATTTTCCTTACCGAGCTCAAGGTCAAGATCCAAGACTCCAAGTTCCCCAAAG ATAGTTTTTCACCCCGGAGGAGAGGCATGGCTGAGGGTCCAGGGGCTGAGCTCTCCATCTGCTACCAGAAG gccctgctCAGCCACCGGAACCAGGAGGTCACCGTCTCCCTGCGGGCCACTGGGCTGGTCCTGAAGACCCTTCCAGCCAGTGACACTGAAG TTTCAGGGCCCATCTACTGCACCCCCACTGCTGCGCCCGACACAGACCACACGTGCCTGAGAGTTAGTGTGACAGAGATTGTGAAGACCTCCAACTTGGCGGGAAGGTCCTTCTCT GTGGTGACAAACACCTTCCGGACAACCAACATCCAGATCCAGAGCCAGGACCAGAGGCTGCTGACCCTGTCACTGGACAAGGACAGCTGCCGCACGTACAGGGATGTGGTCAG GTTTGAGGTTGCTCCCTGTCCAGAGCCGTGTTCCAGGACCCAGCAATCCAAGGTGCTGGGGCTCAGCTCCCACCAGCAGGAGATGGAAAGGAACAAAGCCAAGGCTAAGCCTCTTCTGATACCCATCAACACGTTCTCTGGCATCGTCCAGTGA